The following proteins are encoded in a genomic region of Vanessa tameamea isolate UH-Manoa-2023 chromosome 4, ilVanTame1 primary haplotype, whole genome shotgun sequence:
- the LOC113394835 gene encoding protein O-mannosyltransferase 1 produces MVLKKSTENKSSKISNKVIALSEPEKGKCSLENASTTCKREVDDGAPAENENETMESMQPIDVGEIIKSVYLTVEIDVVFVGLLLMALCTRLYNLEEPKYIVFDELHYGRYVSLYAKGVFFFDAHPPLGKQMLYLAGQMAGYDGNFTFDRIGSPYTESVPVKALRIVPAICGSLLVPLSYQLMLEISTYQITAFLAAALVLFENCFLAQSRFMLLESIQILFSLFGILCVLKSTRKKNIASVIWLCFGALSLGCCFSIKYSGLYTYYLAIFLIGRQMWKRIDQTESTFKLCLSALWRFFILIFIPLLVYVGVFYAHLSMLPKAGPHDSVMTSAFQASLKGGLASITKGQPLHVSHGSQITLRHSHGRTCWLHSHAHVYPVRYSDARGSSHQQQVTCYSFKDVNNWWIVKRPDQLSLAVSNPPDAIRHGDVVQLLHGITSRALNSHDVAAPVSPQSQEVSCYIDYNVSMPAQNLWHVEIINRESEDSTWDSIRSMVRLIHVDSGSALRYSGRQLPSWGFHQHEVVADKVITHQDTIWNVEEHRYTKAEDRRERERELVSAEMIPTTVTQLSFWEKFLELQYKMISHSPDAPQGHMFASEPAEWPMLVRSIAYWLSPNSNAQVHLIGNLVTWYAGTISVLIFGALLAVYAIRQRRAYVDLPPYAAQKFYDAGCILFLGYWLHYLPYFFMDRTLFLHHYLPAYIFKILLLAYVIDHIFYILCISEKIKPFTHVFILCITIWMAYVIRTYKMFSVLSYGNMDLTEFDLLNLRWKDTWDFILHKKN; encoded by the exons atggttttaaaaaaatctacggaAAACAAGTCTTCTAAAATCTCGAATAAGGTCATCGCACTTTCTGAACCTGAAAAGGGAAAATGTTCTTTAGAAAATGCTTCAACAACTTGTAAAAGAGAAGTG gaTGATGGTGCACCAGCCGAAAACGAAAATGAGACTATGGAATCAATGCAACCCATAGATGTGggagaaataattaaaagtgtatATCTTACAGTGGAAATAGATGTGGTTTTCGTGGGTCTGCTGCTAATGGCTCTTTGTACAAGGCTTTATAATTTAGAAGAGCCGaaatatattgt gtttGATGAACTTCACTATGGGAGATATGTGTCATTGTATGCTAAAGGAGTATTCTTTTTTGATGCTCATCCCCCCTTAGGAAAACAGATGCTCTATTTGGCTGGGCAAATGGCTGGTTATGATGGTAACTTTACATTTGATAGGATTGGCTCACCATATACTGAGTCAGTACCTGTGAAAGCATTACGCATTGTCCCTGCCATTTGTGGCAGCCTACTTGTACCTTTATCCTATCAGTTGATGCTGGAAATATCAACATATCAAATAACTGCATTTCTTGCAGCTGCTTTAGTTTTATTTG AAAATTGTTTTCTAGCTCAATCAAGATTTATGTTACTAGAgagtatacaaatattattcagtTTATTTGGTATACTGTGTGTACTGAAGAGtactcgtaaaaaaaatattgcttcaGTTATATGGCTGTGTTTTGGTGCTCTTTCTCTTGGATGCTGTTTTTC gaTAAAATACTCAGGTCTGTACACATATtatttagcaatatttttaatagggcGACAAATGTGGAAACGCATCGACCAAACAGAATCGACCTTTAAACTATGTTTGTCAGCTCTTTGGAGATTcttcattcttatttttataccatTACTGGTGTACGTCGGTGTATTCTATGCCCATCTTTCAATGTTACCGAAAGCTGGACCTCATGACAGTGTAATGACAAGTGCTTTCCAAGCATCACTAAAAGGAGGTCTCGCCAGCATTACTAAAGGACAACCATTACATGTTTCTCATGGCTCCCAAATAACACTCag GCACTCCCACGGCCGGACTTGTTGGTTGCACTCCCACGCGCATGTGTATCCGGTTCGGTACTCCGATGCCCGAGGATCGTCTCATCAGCAACAAGTAACCTGCTACAGTTTTAAGGATGTTAACAACTGGTGGATCGTAAAAAGACCAGATCAGCTTTCTCTTGCCGTATCTAACCCCCCAGATGCTATACGACACGGCGATGTAGTGCAACTTTTACATGGCATTACAAGCCGAGCTTTAAATTCACACGATGTTGCCGCACCGGTCTCGCCTCAATCACAG gaaGTATCTTGTTACATCGACTATAATGTGTCGATGCCGGCACAAAATCTCTGGCACGTGGAGATCATTAACCGCGAAAGCGAGGATTCAACATGGGACAGTATTCGATCCATGGTGCGTCTTATACATGTAGACTCAGGCTCAGCCCTCCGCTACAGCGGCCGTCAGCTTCCGTCCTGGGGTTTCCATCAACACGAGGTTGTCGCTGACAAGGTCATTACTCATCAAGACACAATATGGAATGTCGAAGAACATCGTTATACTAaag CTGAAGACAGAAGGGAGCGCGAACGTGAGCTTGTATCTGCAGAGATGATTCCAACAACAGTCACGCAGCTGTCGTTCTGGGAGAAGTTTTTAGAGTTGCAGTACAAGATGATATCGCACTCGCCCGACGCGCCGCAGGGGCACATGTTTGCGAGCGAACCCGCCGAGTGGCCGATGCTCGTGCGCTCGATAGCTTACTGGCTCTCACCAAACTCAAAC GCTCAAGTTCATCTTATTGGCAACTTAGTGACGTGGTATGCCGGAACCATATCAGTTCTAATATTTGGTGCCTTACTCGCTGTATATGCCATCCGTCAACGGCGAGCGTACGTCGATCTGCCTCCTTACGCCGCACAAAAGTTCTATGACGCTGGCTGTATACTCTTTCTCGGCTATTGGCTACATTACTTACCATATTTTTTCATGGATAGAACATTGTTTCTTCACCATTACTTGCCTGCTTATATCTTCAAGATCCTCCTCTTGGCTTATGTCATTGAtcacatattttacattttatgtatcAGTGAAAAGATAAAGCCATTCACACATGTATTCATATTATGTATCACAATATGGATGGCTTATGTAATAAgaacatataaaatgtttagtgTTCTGAGCTATGGCAATATGGATTTAACTGAATTTGATCTTTTAAATCTTCGATGGAAAGATACTTGGgactttattttacataagaAAAATTAA
- the LOC113394878 gene encoding proteasome subunit beta type-7 — translation MASVLVPEVPSPGFSFENCQRNAFLAQKGFPAPKATKTGTTIVGIIYADGVILGADTRATENTVVSDKNCEKIHFLAGNMYCCGAGTAADTEMTTQTVASQLELQRLHTGRTVPVETAATLLKRMLFRYQGHIGAALVLGGVDRTGPHIYCIYPHGSVDKLPYATMGSGSLAAMAVFESNWKPNMSEEEGKKLVRDAIAAGIFNDLGSGSNVDLCVIRTNGPAQYLRTYEEANVKGKKQGSYRYAPGTTAVLKQRIIPLEVESISVRPVQPMEVEPSASRR, via the exons atGGCTTCAGTACTTGTACCCGAAGTTCCATCTCCTggtttttcttttgaaaattgtcaaag aaatgcTTTTCTGGCACAAAAAGGATTTCCTGCTCCTAAAGCAACGAAGACCGGTACAACCATTGTGGGTATAATATACGCAGATGGTGTTATTTTAGGAGCCGACACAAGGGCCACAGAGAACACAGTAGTTTCTGATAAAAACTGTGAAAAGATCCATTTCTTAGCCGGGAACATGTACTGCTGCGGCGCGGGTACTGCAGCTGACACTGAGATGACTACCcaaactgttgcttctcaactGGAATTGCAACGTCTTCACACAGGAAGAACAGTACCTGTCGAGACTGCCGCTACATTGCTCAAACGAATGTTGTTCCGTTATCAAGGCCACATTGGTGCTGCACTTGTACTTGGGGGTGTCGATCGAACTGGCCCtcacatttattgtatttatccTCATGGATCAGTTGATAAACTTCCCTATGCTACTAtgg GTTCTGGATCATTAGCAGCAATGGCGGTGTTTGAGTCAAACTGGAAGCCAAATATGAGTGAAGAGGAAGGCAAAAAATTGGTGCGAGATGCAATTGCAGCTGGTATCTTCAATGACCTTGGGTCAGGTTCTAATGTAGATCTTTGTGTCATCCGCACAAATGGGCCTGCCCAATATTTGAGAACTTATGAGGAAGCCAATGTTAAG ggCAAGAAACAAGGGTCATACAGATATGCTCCAGGCACTACAGCAGTACTGAAACAGCGTATCATACCACTTGAAGTTGAGTCCATTTCTGTTCGTCCAGTACAACCAATGGAAGTTGAACCATCAGCCAGTCGCCGTTAA
- the LOC113394872 gene encoding dnaJ homolog shv produces MLMNTAYVFLIYFLSSIIVIIASRDFYQILGVSRSASTNEIKKAYRKLAKALHPDKNQDDPDASQKFQDLGAAYEALSDQEKREMYDRCGEECLKKDGMMNNNDPFASFFGDFGFHFGGEPQQHETPRGADIIMELTVSLEELYNGNFIEITRNKPVIKPASGTRKCNCRQEMVTRNLGPGRFQMMQQTVCDECPNVKLVNEERLLEIEVEVGAPDNHKSRLRGEGEPHMDGDPGDLVIVFKTERHPQFTRQGDDLYTNVTISLQDALAGFTLELVHLDGHKVTVTRDKVTWSGARVRKKGEGMPNFENNNLHGNLYVTFDIEFPKKDFSDEEKEALKKILHQSPNNKVYNGL; encoded by the exons ATGTTAATGAATACGGCTTATGTGTTCCTTATTTACTTTCTATcctcaattattgtaattattgccAGTCgagatttttatcaaatactCGGTGTATCACGTTCAGCAAGtaccaatgaaattaaaaaagcttACAGAAAACTAGCCAAAGCTTTACATCCAGACAAAAATCAAGATGATCCGGACGCTTCCCAGAAGTTTCAAGATCTTGGAGCTGCTTACGAAGCTTTATCCGACCAAGAAAAGAGGGAAATGTATGATAGGTGCGGAGAGGAATGTCTCAAAAAAGATGGTATGATGAACAATAATGATCCGTTCGCAAGTTTCTTTGGAGATTTCGGTTTTCACTTTGGTGGTGAACCACAGCAACATGAAACTCCAAGGGGAGCTGATATCATTATGGAACTCACAGTATCATTGGAAGAACTGTACAATGGAAACTTCATAGAA ATAACACGTAACAAGCCAGTAATTAAACCGGCATCTGGTACAAGAAAATGTAACTGCCGACAAGAAATGGTAACGAGAAATCTTGGCCCTGGCCGCTTCCAAATGATGCAACAAACTGTTTGTGATGAATGTCCTAATGTCAAACTAGTCAATGAAGAAAGGCTTTTAGAAATAgag GTGGAAGTTGGTGCTCCAGACAATCATAAGTCAAGATTGAGAGGAGAGGGTGAGCCACACATGGACGGAGATCCAGGAGACTTGGTCATTGTGTTCAAAACTGAGAGACATCCTCAGTTCACACGGCAGGGTGATGATCTCTACACAAATGTTACAATATCATTACAG GATGCTTTAGCTGGTTTTACTTTGGAACTGGTGCATTTAGATGGACACAAAGTTACTGTAACACGTGACAAGGTGACATGGTCTGGTGCTCGTGTGCGTAAGAAGGGTGAGGGCATGCCTAACTTTGAGAACAACAATCTGCACGGAAACCTGTATGTTACATTCGACATTGAATTTCCAAAGAAAGATTTTAGTGATGAGGAGAAAGAAG ctCTGAAGAAAATTTTGCATCAATCACCCAACAATAAAGTATACAATGGACTCTAG